A genomic region of Acidobacteriota bacterium contains the following coding sequences:
- a CDS encoding HEAT repeat domain-containing protein, producing MFNTRHSKTNFPISIPAALALCVSAFAQSASADDGSDGSGIGTTSLLIFLFGVAAAAAFLFWRKSKKPAPQSQYDYTNRVQNYSSAGNYDEGVDAEKELEWFRKAKKSTPKAEKRTPVTDRLAAVRNNVSSVRNSNGDDLHLNAKAFQEKMKKMQFSQLPVNSFLQLTDPRDFDPLPLSSDPALLSAIEQTNEEFEEDESVRELALKILTRFKTRNSVDALAQIALYDLSSNLRSKAVTTLTEFDHESVFETILLACADPTREVRAAAARGLFRLSFDRADAWKRIIATGDAFRMSHAARAATESGIVVKSFDRLLHDDMKIAYEAFALVGLLIESGETAEIFAAIRNSKDVRIKLALLHVLSVVKNDKALRELNKLRIDVNIPEEIAAKVKETVASYHPVMA from the coding sequence ATGTTTAATACTCGACATTCCAAAACCAATTTTCCCATTTCGATCCCGGCTGCTCTGGCTTTATGCGTTTCCGCCTTTGCCCAATCGGCGAGTGCAGACGACGGAAGCGACGGTTCGGGTATCGGAACTACGTCGCTGCTGATCTTTCTTTTTGGCGTTGCTGCTGCGGCGGCTTTCCTATTCTGGCGCAAAAGCAAAAAGCCCGCACCACAAAGTCAATACGACTACACGAACCGTGTACAGAATTACTCGAGTGCCGGCAATTATGATGAGGGCGTTGACGCCGAAAAGGAACTTGAATGGTTTAGAAAGGCCAAGAAATCGACGCCCAAGGCGGAGAAAAGGACGCCGGTCACCGATCGTTTGGCTGCGGTACGTAACAACGTAAGCTCCGTTCGAAACTCAAACGGGGACGATCTACACTTGAATGCTAAGGCGTTTCAGGAAAAGATGAAAAAGATGCAGTTCTCCCAACTGCCGGTAAATTCGTTTCTCCAGCTTACCGACCCAAGAGATTTTGATCCGCTGCCGCTCTCGTCCGATCCGGCATTATTGAGTGCTATCGAGCAAACAAATGAGGAATTTGAAGAGGACGAGTCCGTTCGCGAGCTTGCGTTGAAGATCTTGACCCGGTTCAAAACGCGAAATTCGGTCGATGCACTCGCTCAGATCGCACTTTACGATCTTTCGTCCAACCTGCGTTCCAAGGCAGTTACAACTCTGACCGAATTTGACCATGAATCGGTGTTTGAAACGATATTGTTAGCCTGTGCCGACCCGACAAGAGAAGTCAGGGCGGCCGCGGCTCGCGGATTGTTCCGTTTGAGCTTTGACCGGGCAGATGCCTGGAAGCGGATCATCGCGACCGGAGACGCATTTCGCATGAGCCACGCCGCTCGTGCCGCGACCGAGTCGGGAATCGTGGTCAAATCTTTTGACCGGCTGCTGCACGACGACATGAAGATCGCTTATGAAGCGTTTGCCCTGGTCGGCCTTCTGATCGAGTCAGGGGAAACGGCTGAGATATTTGCCGCTATCCGCAACAGCAAGGATGTGAGGATCAAGCTGGCACTTCTTCATGTACTTTCCGTGGTAAAAAACGACAAAGCACTCAGAGAGCTGAACAAACTGCGGATCGACGTCAATATTCCTGAGGAGATCGCAGCAAAGGTCAAAGAAACGGTAGCAAGCTATCATCCGGTAATGGCGTAA
- a CDS encoding phosphoribosylaminoimidazolesuccinocarboxamide synthase: MTVSESSIDELKLVHRGKVRDVYEVDDKRLLLVASDRISAFDCILPTLIPYKGKILTQLSEFWFNKLSSIAPNHLLTTELSKMPDTISKYHELDGRSSLVRRTEVFPVECVVRGYLEGSGWKDYKATGKVCGHSLPPGMKQCDRLHEPIFTPATKAATGHDENITGLEFKNVVGTETAAYLKATSLALYKTAAEYALTKGIIIADTKFEFGTDADGNILLIDEVLTPDSSRFWEADKYSPGQAQASFDKQFVREYLETLDWDKTPPAPHLPSEIAEATSDRYKQAFELLTGSAFQ; this comes from the coding sequence ATGACTGTTTCAGAATCGAGCATCGACGAATTAAAACTCGTACACCGCGGAAAGGTTCGCGACGTGTACGAAGTTGACGACAAACGCCTACTGTTGGTCGCCTCCGACCGTATCTCGGCATTTGACTGTATTCTGCCGACATTGATCCCGTACAAGGGCAAGATACTTACTCAATTATCAGAATTTTGGTTCAACAAACTCTCGTCGATCGCGCCAAATCACCTGCTGACGACCGAGCTCTCGAAGATGCCCGACACCATCTCGAAATATCACGAACTCGACGGCCGATCATCACTCGTTCGCCGTACCGAGGTATTTCCGGTCGAATGTGTTGTCCGCGGATATCTCGAAGGATCGGGATGGAAAGATTACAAAGCGACCGGCAAGGTCTGCGGCCATAGCTTGCCGCCGGGCATGAAGCAGTGCGACCGCCTGCACGAGCCGATCTTCACTCCGGCCACAAAGGCCGCCACCGGCCATGATGAGAATATTACCGGGCTCGAATTTAAGAATGTCGTCGGAACCGAGACTGCAGCATACTTAAAAGCGACTTCGCTCGCCCTCTACAAGACCGCCGCTGAATATGCGCTGACCAAGGGCATTATTATCGCGGACACAAAATTCGAATTCGGCACCGATGCCGACGGCAACATTTTGCTTATTGACGAGGTATTGACGCCCGATTCTTCTCGATTTTGGGAAGCCGACAAATACTCGCCCGGACAAGCCCAAGCCTCGTTCGACAAACAGTTCGTTCGCGAATATCTCGAAACACTCGATTGGGACAAAACGCCCCCTGCACCGCATTTGCCGTCGGAGATCGCCGAAGCGACCTCCGATAGATACAAGCAGGCTTTCG